Proteins from a genomic interval of Ancylomarina subtilis:
- a CDS encoding methyltransferase domain-containing protein: MGNICSLCHSGETSLYYEGESREYFLCSACHVVFVPETFFHSDLIEKEMYDKHQNSIDDVVYQKYLKRLMDPVMDRIGSGAKGLDFGCGPGPALSLLFEKCGFEMDIYDVFYAPNSEVFQNKYDFITASEVVEHFHDPKMELDRLFNLLNVGGVLAIKTQMLPSVDDFPQWYYKRDTTHVCLFSQKSFEFLAVRWGAKLEFVDTDIIIFTKLLR; this comes from the coding sequence ATGGGGAATATTTGTTCATTATGCCATTCTGGAGAGACATCTCTCTATTATGAGGGAGAGTCTCGGGAGTATTTCCTTTGCTCTGCTTGTCATGTCGTTTTTGTTCCTGAAACGTTTTTTCATTCTGATTTGATTGAAAAAGAGATGTATGATAAGCATCAAAATTCGATTGACGATGTGGTTTATCAAAAATATCTGAAGCGATTGATGGACCCGGTTATGGATCGCATTGGCTCTGGAGCCAAAGGTTTGGATTTTGGCTGTGGTCCGGGACCGGCTTTGTCTCTGCTGTTTGAAAAGTGTGGATTTGAAATGGATATCTATGATGTGTTTTATGCCCCCAATTCTGAGGTTTTTCAAAATAAATACGATTTTATTACAGCTTCGGAGGTTGTTGAGCATTTTCACGATCCCAAAATGGAACTTGATCGTTTATTCAACTTGTTGAATGTTGGAGGTGTGCTTGCAATTAAAACTCAGATGTTACCCAGTGTTGATGATTTTCCACAATGGTATTACAAGCGCGATACGACACATGTGTGTTTGTTTTCTCAAAAGAGCTTTGAATTTCTTGCTGTCCGTTGGGGAGCAAAATTAGAGTTTGTTGACACTGATATTATCATTTTTACGAAATTGCTTCGCTAA
- a CDS encoding UDP-N-acetylmuramoyl-L-alanyl-D-glutamate--2,6-diaminopimelate ligase, whose amino-acid sequence MTKKITDLLGSINIIESIGNLEREINTIHFDSRKVEKGDFFIAQVGTQSDGHDYISGAIEQGAKAILCERLPENIHPEVSYIKVENTSKALSALAHNYYNRPSDHLKLVGVTGTNGKTTIASLLYELFRKLGYKVGLLSTVTNYIDTKAVKATHTTPDAIQISKLLNEMVDAGCEYCFMEVSSHAIDQYRTANLNFKGGIFTNLTHDHLDYHKTFDSYLRAKKGFFDQLGKTAFAITNADDKNGKIMLQNTKAHKFTYSTRAFADFRAQILEKHFNGMLLEMDGMELWTNFIGDFNAHNLLAVYSAARLLDQSKEEVLMKMSELKSVAGRFESLISPNGVMAIVDYAHTPDALKNVLQTIDQLRTRNETVITVVGAGGDRDKTKRPLMAQVAAEYSDKVILTSDNPRSEDPDTIISEMREGVSADNLRKVLAISDRKEAIRTAIMLAQKDDIILVAGKGHEDYQEIKGVKHHFDDKEIINEIFNQ is encoded by the coding sequence ATGACAAAAAAAATAACAGATCTGCTGGGATCCATAAATATAATTGAAAGTATAGGTAACCTGGAAAGAGAGATCAATACCATACATTTCGATTCAAGAAAAGTAGAGAAAGGAGATTTCTTCATTGCACAAGTCGGCACTCAATCCGATGGCCATGATTATATATCAGGAGCGATTGAACAAGGTGCTAAAGCTATTTTATGTGAGCGTTTACCCGAGAATATTCATCCCGAGGTAAGCTATATTAAAGTTGAAAACACATCTAAAGCCCTTTCTGCATTAGCACATAATTATTACAATCGTCCATCGGATCACCTTAAACTTGTGGGTGTAACAGGAACAAATGGCAAAACAACCATTGCCAGTCTGCTTTATGAACTATTCAGAAAATTGGGTTACAAAGTTGGTCTACTATCAACAGTAACCAATTATATCGATACCAAAGCAGTTAAAGCAACACACACAACACCTGATGCCATTCAAATTTCAAAGCTTTTAAATGAAATGGTTGATGCAGGCTGCGAATATTGCTTTATGGAAGTTAGTTCACATGCCATTGATCAGTATAGAACTGCCAATTTGAATTTCAAAGGTGGAATTTTCACAAATCTGACTCACGATCATCTGGATTATCACAAGACCTTCGATTCATATCTAAGAGCAAAAAAAGGCTTTTTCGATCAGTTGGGTAAAACAGCATTTGCGATTACAAATGCGGATGATAAGAATGGAAAAATCATGCTTCAAAATACCAAAGCACATAAATTCACCTACTCAACCCGTGCCTTTGCCGACTTTAGAGCTCAAATTCTTGAAAAACATTTCAATGGCATGCTATTGGAAATGGATGGGATGGAATTGTGGACCAATTTCATTGGCGATTTCAATGCACACAACCTTTTGGCGGTCTATAGTGCCGCTCGACTTCTCGATCAATCAAAAGAAGAAGTCTTGATGAAAATGAGTGAACTTAAATCTGTGGCTGGTCGTTTCGAGAGTCTGATTTCGCCAAATGGTGTGATGGCAATTGTTGACTATGCACATACACCTGATGCGCTGAAGAATGTTTTACAGACAATCGACCAACTCAGAACCAGAAACGAAACAGTTATTACTGTTGTTGGCGCTGGTGGCGATAGAGATAAAACCAAACGCCCTTTAATGGCTCAAGTTGCAGCTGAATATAGCGATAAGGTTATTTTAACTTCTGACAATCCACGATCAGAAGACCCTGATACAATCATTTCTGAAATGAGAGAAGGTGTTTCAGCGGACAACCTCAGAAAAGTTTTGGCCATTTCGGATAGAAAAGAGGCAATTCGCACAGCGATAATGTTAGCGCAAAAAGATGATATTATTCTTGTTGCGGGAAAAGGTCACGAAGATTATCAAGAAATTAAAGGCGTCAAACACCACTTTGACGACAAAGAAATTATAAACGAAATATTTAACCAATAA
- the mraY gene encoding phospho-N-acetylmuramoyl-pentapeptide-transferase produces the protein MLYYLFKYLNELDFPGAGMFDYISFRAALSIMTSLFIATVFGKKIIYYLQKQQIGEIVRDLGLAGQIEKKGTPTMGGLIILISILVPVLLFAKLENIYIILMIITTVWLGLIGFIDDYIKVFKKDKEGLKGRFKIAGQIGLGLIVGLTLYINDDVVIRERANIYDIGTKTEVVDEGFTNDHANATAMTKDIKSTKTTIPFFKNNEFDYESLVRFGGEYSSLLAWILFIIVTIFIVTAVSNGANMTDGLDGLATGTSAIVGATLGILAYVSGHLVYASYLNIMYIPLSGELVVYISAFIGATIGFLWYNSYPAQVFMGDTGSLSLGGIIAVLAIIIHKELLIPILCGIFLVENVSVMMQVSWFKYTKKKFGEGRRIFRMAPLHHHYQLKGYPEAKIVTRFWIIGIFLAVITIVTLKIR, from the coding sequence ATGTTATACTATCTCTTTAAATACCTAAACGAACTCGATTTTCCAGGAGCTGGAATGTTTGATTATATCTCATTTCGCGCCGCATTAAGTATCATGACTTCGCTGTTTATTGCAACTGTTTTTGGTAAAAAAATCATCTACTATCTGCAAAAGCAACAAATTGGTGAAATCGTAAGAGATCTGGGTTTGGCAGGTCAAATCGAGAAAAAAGGAACGCCTACCATGGGGGGACTCATTATATTGATTTCTATTTTAGTACCTGTTTTATTATTCGCCAAACTTGAAAACATTTATATCATCTTAATGATTATCACAACCGTTTGGTTGGGGCTGATTGGCTTTATAGATGACTATATCAAAGTTTTTAAAAAGGACAAAGAAGGCCTAAAGGGGCGATTTAAAATTGCAGGACAGATTGGTTTGGGTTTAATTGTTGGTTTAACCTTATACATCAATGATGATGTTGTAATTCGTGAAAGAGCTAATATCTATGATATTGGCACAAAAACCGAAGTTGTTGATGAAGGCTTCACCAATGATCACGCCAATGCAACAGCCATGACCAAGGATATCAAGTCAACCAAAACGACTATTCCGTTCTTTAAAAACAATGAATTTGATTACGAGAGTCTTGTCCGTTTCGGAGGGGAGTATTCATCACTACTGGCATGGATCCTTTTTATTATTGTGACCATATTTATTGTAACTGCAGTGTCAAATGGCGCTAATATGACGGATGGATTAGATGGTCTGGCAACCGGGACCTCTGCTATTGTTGGCGCAACGCTTGGGATTTTGGCTTATGTATCGGGGCACTTGGTCTATGCCAGCTACCTCAACATCATGTACATTCCACTTTCGGGAGAACTTGTAGTTTACATATCAGCCTTTATTGGTGCAACCATTGGTTTCCTTTGGTACAACTCCTACCCTGCTCAAGTATTTATGGGTGATACAGGAAGTCTGTCATTGGGCGGTATTATTGCGGTTTTGGCAATCATTATCCATAAAGAACTTCTGATTCCTATACTTTGCGGGATTTTCCTTGTAGAAAATGTTTCTGTTATGATGCAGGTTTCGTGGTTTAAATACACAAAGAAGAAATTTGGTGAAGGACGACGCATCTTCAGAATGGCGCCTCTGCATCACCATTATCAATTAAAGGGGTATCCTGAGGCTAAAATTGTAACTCGCTTTTGGATCATTGGTATTTTCTTAGCAGTTATCACTATTGTGACCCTTAAAATCAGATAA
- a CDS encoding division/cell wall cluster transcriptional repressor MraZ: MLTFIGDYPCKLDAKGRVLLPSAFRKLLTASSEDRFVMRKNLYEDCLDLFPMSEWNQQLTMIRSQLNPFNRKHATFLREFFRGTAEVQIDGNGRILIPKKFFADTNLSDGLTLVGQDGKIEIWDSKQYKDSGMNLKEFNQLANDIFGGNMAE, encoded by the coding sequence ATGTTAACATTCATAGGTGATTATCCATGCAAACTAGACGCAAAGGGACGAGTTTTACTCCCCTCTGCTTTTCGAAAGTTACTTACCGCTTCTTCCGAAGACAGATTTGTTATGCGAAAAAATCTATATGAAGATTGTTTGGATCTTTTTCCAATGTCGGAATGGAACCAACAATTAACAATGATTCGGAGCCAATTAAATCCATTCAATCGCAAACATGCGACTTTCTTAAGAGAGTTTTTTAGAGGAACTGCCGAAGTTCAAATCGATGGTAACGGACGCATCCTTATCCCTAAAAAGTTTTTTGCAGATACCAATCTTTCTGATGGGCTAACCCTTGTTGGCCAGGATGGTAAAATTGAAATCTGGGATTCAAAACAATACAAAGACTCCGGAATGAACCTAAAGGAGTTCAACCAATTGGCAAATGACATTTTTGGCGGCAATATGGCAGAATAA
- a CDS encoding penicillin-binding protein — protein MQIKNDIMWRVGVCYTLILLFAFCVVGRVIYLQVFEGEKWKGRAQSISKKDITVYANRGDICAADGRLLASSIPYYELRMDFQAPGLTDVLFKRKVDSLALCLSRFFGDRSKSAYHRLLWNAKFHSKKNRYVLINRRKINYNELKQIKTFPLFRLSPNKGGLICIQENKRVQPHINLASRTIGYLNKGNGNELIGKVGLEGLFENELKGVDGISMMQKMSGKWLPVNQVDPKDGNDIITTIDVNFQDVAESALLQQLQVYHADHGSAILMEVETGAIKAIANLGLNQKTNTYEEIYNYAIGEATEPGSTFKLASMMALLEDGYIEPTDTIDTGNGVHRYYNDKMRDSHIGGYGKITVQQAFEKSSNVGISKLVNQFYKDKPRNFINRLYEFRLNKTLDLDIKGEGIPKIKYPGEEGWSGISLPWMSIGYEVQQTPLQTLSLYNAIANNGRMMKPMFVNEIKYHGKVLKHFDEEVLNNSLCSRETLRKIKKMLEGVVLRGTATNLRNSSYSIAGKTGTAQIADKNKGYGHKVYQASFAGYFPADNPKYSCIVVINSPDKKKGFYGNQVAGPVFKTIADKVYAMTYAMHPPKQDEQEYEVKVPISLNGNKEDLDKVFKELEVTVDDKDIYSDWVLTSRQDSIIRYKNRSVNNHLVPNVKGMGLQDALYILENAGLKVNISGFGSVKKQSLRPGSNYRSGDRIYIELS, from the coding sequence GTGCAAATAAAGAACGACATCATGTGGCGAGTGGGCGTCTGTTACACTCTGATTTTACTTTTCGCATTCTGTGTGGTGGGACGAGTTATCTACCTGCAGGTTTTTGAAGGAGAGAAATGGAAAGGACGTGCACAATCCATCAGCAAAAAAGATATTACTGTTTATGCCAACAGGGGTGACATCTGTGCGGCAGATGGTCGTCTGCTAGCCAGTTCAATCCCCTATTACGAACTGCGAATGGATTTTCAGGCTCCCGGACTGACGGATGTTCTTTTCAAGAGAAAAGTTGATTCATTAGCTCTTTGTCTGTCACGATTTTTTGGTGACAGAAGCAAATCGGCTTATCACAGACTCTTGTGGAATGCAAAATTTCATTCAAAAAAGAACCGTTACGTACTCATTAATCGCCGAAAAATAAATTACAACGAACTCAAGCAAATCAAAACATTCCCTCTTTTCAGACTATCTCCAAACAAAGGGGGATTAATCTGCATACAAGAAAATAAGAGGGTACAACCCCATATCAACTTAGCCAGTCGTACCATTGGTTATCTGAATAAAGGAAATGGTAACGAACTGATAGGTAAAGTTGGACTTGAGGGTTTATTTGAAAATGAACTCAAAGGTGTTGACGGCATCTCTATGATGCAAAAGATGTCAGGCAAATGGCTACCGGTCAATCAGGTTGACCCCAAAGATGGCAACGATATTATTACAACAATAGATGTCAATTTTCAAGATGTTGCAGAATCTGCCCTTCTGCAGCAATTACAGGTTTACCATGCAGACCATGGTTCTGCAATTCTGATGGAAGTTGAAACAGGAGCCATAAAAGCCATTGCAAATCTGGGATTAAATCAAAAAACAAATACCTACGAAGAGATATACAATTATGCTATTGGTGAAGCCACTGAACCCGGTTCAACTTTCAAATTAGCATCTATGATGGCCCTACTCGAAGATGGCTATATTGAACCCACCGACACAATTGATACGGGCAATGGTGTTCATCGTTACTATAATGATAAAATGCGCGACTCGCATATAGGTGGCTATGGAAAAATAACGGTTCAGCAAGCCTTTGAAAAATCTTCAAATGTTGGGATTTCAAAATTAGTAAACCAATTTTACAAGGATAAACCTCGTAATTTCATCAATCGCTTATATGAGTTTCGATTGAATAAAACTTTGGACCTGGATATTAAAGGTGAAGGAATACCCAAAATAAAATACCCGGGTGAAGAAGGTTGGTCAGGCATTTCTCTTCCATGGATGTCCATTGGCTACGAGGTACAACAAACGCCATTACAAACATTAAGTCTCTACAATGCTATAGCCAATAATGGACGAATGATGAAACCCATGTTTGTGAATGAAATTAAATATCATGGGAAAGTATTAAAACACTTTGATGAAGAGGTTTTAAACAATAGCCTTTGTTCCAGAGAAACACTGCGCAAAATCAAAAAAATGCTCGAAGGGGTGGTCTTAAGAGGGACGGCAACAAATTTGAGAAATTCCAGTTATAGCATTGCAGGAAAAACAGGAACAGCTCAAATTGCAGATAAGAATAAGGGCTATGGACATAAAGTCTATCAGGCTTCATTTGCGGGCTATTTCCCCGCAGACAACCCTAAATATTCGTGCATAGTGGTCATCAATAGTCCTGATAAGAAGAAAGGCTTTTACGGAAACCAGGTTGCAGGCCCGGTTTTTAAAACTATTGCAGATAAGGTTTATGCCATGACTTATGCCATGCATCCACCCAAGCAAGATGAACAAGAGTACGAAGTAAAAGTACCGATTTCATTGAATGGGAATAAAGAAGATCTGGATAAAGTATTCAAGGAATTAGAAGTTACAGTTGATGATAAAGATATTTATAGCGATTGGGTTTTAACCTCTCGTCAAGATTCCATAATCAGATACAAAAACAGATCTGTCAACAATCACCTTGTCCCCAATGTAAAAGGAATGGGACTACAAGATGCGCTCTATATCCTGGAAAATGCAGGATTAAAAGTTAACATTAGTGGTTTTGGATCTGTAAAAAAACAATCGCTGCGTCCAGGATCTAATTATAGAAGCGGTGATAGAATTTACATTGAACTGTCTTAA
- the rsmH gene encoding 16S rRNA (cytosine(1402)-N(4))-methyltransferase RsmH gives MTSYHVPVLLNESIEALDIKPDGIYVDLTFGGGGHSREIIKHLTTGKLIGFDQDVDAERNIIDDERFIFIRHNFRYFKNFLKYIGYEKVDGILADLGVSSHEFDVAERGFSFRFDGDLDMRMNQSAEFNAADLLNTYSSDELFRVFKYYGEVKNPGKLVRLILAYRADNEFKTIQQLKEVIMPCTPKFKEHRYWAQVFQALRIEVNAEMDVLKDMLNQIPDALKPNGRLAVITYHSLEDRLVKNFIRDGKFAGGAEKDFYGKTNAPLEAVNRKVILPSEEELELNNRSRSAKLRIAQPRTK, from the coding sequence ATGACATCATATCACGTACCTGTACTTTTAAACGAAAGCATTGAAGCTTTGGACATTAAACCCGATGGGATATATGTCGACCTAACCTTTGGAGGTGGAGGGCACTCACGTGAGATCATAAAACACCTGACTACAGGCAAACTAATCGGTTTCGATCAGGATGTTGATGCCGAGAGAAACATCATCGACGACGAAAGATTCATCTTCATTCGTCACAATTTCAGATATTTCAAAAATTTCCTGAAATATATCGGCTACGAAAAAGTTGATGGAATCCTGGCTGACTTAGGTGTATCATCGCATGAATTTGATGTGGCCGAACGCGGTTTTTCATTCCGATTTGATGGCGATTTGGATATGAGAATGAATCAAAGTGCTGAATTCAATGCAGCAGATCTTCTCAACACCTATTCCTCAGACGAATTATTCCGAGTTTTCAAATATTATGGTGAGGTTAAAAACCCAGGAAAACTCGTTCGATTAATTTTAGCGTACCGTGCCGATAACGAATTCAAAACCATACAGCAACTGAAAGAGGTCATCATGCCTTGTACGCCAAAATTCAAGGAGCACAGATATTGGGCTCAGGTTTTCCAGGCTTTACGTATCGAAGTCAATGCTGAAATGGATGTTCTAAAAGACATGCTGAATCAGATTCCTGACGCACTTAAACCAAACGGCAGATTAGCCGTCATCACCTACCATTCTCTTGAAGATAGATTGGTGAAAAATTTCATTAGAGATGGCAAATTTGCAGGGGGTGCTGAAAAAGATTTCTATGGGAAAACCAATGCGCCGCTCGAAGCTGTTAACCGAAAAGTCATTCTTCCTAGCGAAGAAGAACTGGAACTGAATAACAGATCGAGAAGTGCCAAACTGAGAATTGCACAACCAAGAACAAAATAA
- a CDS encoding FtsL-like putative cell division protein yields MFGFKRKYKDFISPKEEIKETPSGSFKDILSGSVLSKDVVVHHLPFILFIAILGIYYISNRYQSERVYRDMVSLEKELKELRFESITTASDLMYMSKQSEVVKRVEKEGLDLIESTEPPVKIYLEK; encoded by the coding sequence ATGTTTGGATTCAAGCGAAAATATAAAGATTTCATTAGCCCAAAAGAAGAAATTAAAGAAACCCCCTCAGGATCCTTTAAAGATATTCTTTCAGGTAGTGTCTTGTCTAAAGATGTGGTCGTACACCACCTCCCATTCATCCTCTTCATTGCAATATTGGGTATTTATTACATCAGCAACCGATATCAATCAGAAAGGGTTTATCGCGATATGGTCAGTCTTGAAAAAGAACTTAAAGAACTTCGGTTTGAATCCATCACAACTGCATCCGATTTGATGTATATGAGTAAACAATCAGAAGTGGTCAAACGAGTAGAAAAAGAGGGATTAGATTTGATTGAATCAACAGAACCTCCAGTAAAAATATATTTAGAAAAGTAA